A genomic region of Chelonia mydas isolate rCheMyd1 chromosome 9, rCheMyd1.pri.v2, whole genome shotgun sequence contains the following coding sequences:
- the GAL3ST2 gene encoding galactose-3-O-sulfotransferase 2: MKGNVISSYRVWGFSTKHLRPSHPQTNVMFLKTHKTASSTIMNILFRFAERHNLTLALPAGQNYHLGYPHRFMAQFVEGFKTIGKSYNIMCNHMRFNLQEVRKVMPNTTTYFSILRNPVSLMESSYAYNKFFTPAFRRSKDVNEFLASPWTYYNMSECTNNVHARNYMWFDFGYDNNAMDTEDYVQSVIAEIEQAFQLMLLTDYFDESMVLLKDTLGWELDDVVYFKLNSRSQDTIKSMTPESKEKVKEWCSLDWKLYQHFNRTFWRRIQETIGLEKLDQEVNLLRMRQKELMELCLLDPVPIDKNKIKDKKLQPFQSGRANILGYNLKEDMANETLRTCLRLILPELQYMSYLYAHQFPEKRRKSTAFPLWLR, encoded by the exons ATGAAAGGAAATGTCATCTC TTCATACAGAGTGTGGGGGTTTTCCACCAAGCACCTGAGACCCAGTCACCCCCAGACGAACGTGATGTTTCTCAAGACCCACAAAACTGCCAGCAGCACCATCATGAACATCCTATTCCGGTTTGCAGAGAGGCACAATCTGACCCTAGCCCTTCCTGCTGGCCAGAACTACCACCTGGGCTACCCTCATCGCTTCATGGCCCAGTTTGTAGAGGGATTTAAAACCATCGGAAAAAGTTACAACATCATGTGCAACCACATGAGGTTTAACCTCCAAGAG GTCCGAAAAGTAATGCCAAACACCACCACCTACTTTTCCATCCTGAGAAACCCAGTTTCACTGATGGAGTCCTCCTATGCCTATAATAAATTTTTTACACCAGCATTTAGAAGATCAAAGGATGTGAATGAGTTTCTGGCATCTCCATGGACATATTACAATATGAGTGAATGCACAAATAACGTTCATGCGAGGAACTACATGTGGTTTGACTTTGGCTATGACAACAACGCAATGGACACTGAGGACTACGTTCAGAGTGTCATAGCGGAGATCGAACAGGCTTTTCAGCTGATGTTGCTAACTGATTACTTTGATGAGTCCATGGTCCTGCTGAAGGACACTTTGGGCTGGGAGCTGGATGATGTGGTTTACTTCAAGCTGAATTCCCGAAGCCAGGACACTATCAAGAGCATGACCCCTGAGAGCaaggaaaaggtaaaagaatgGTGCTCATTGGACTGGAAGCTCTACCAACACTTCAACAGAACCTTCTGGAGGAGAATTCAGGAGACAATAGGGCTAGAAAAATTGGATCAGGAGGTGAATCTCCTGAGAATGAGACAAAAGGAACTTATGGAGCTGTGTCTCTTGGATCCAGTGCCAATAGATAAGAACAAGATCAAAGACAAAAAACTTCAGCCCTTCCAGTCAGGGCGTGCAAATATTCTGGGCTATAATCTTAAAGAAGACATGGCTAATGAGACTCTGAGAACCTGCCTGAGACTGATCCTGCCTGAGCTTCAGTATATGTCATATCTGTATGCTCATCAGTTtccagagaagaggaggaagagcacAGCTTTTCCCTTGTGGCTGAGGTGA